From a single Nostoc edaphicum CCNP1411 genomic region:
- a CDS encoding M15 family metallopeptidase, producing MNKAGFSGRPQNSSNDLGDDIPVAVRDTPVATPKIWLQPRIILIGGVAGFVLLALISGFLFFVTSPKKITDSQPSPTSSTPTPTTESDNVNTLLGHLAYPEAPESELVTISANRGIRMQKSAAQKFEEMVAAARSAGVILVPISGFRSVKDQEPLFFGVGAQRNQRPIERAALSAPPGHSEHHTGYAVDVGDGSVPATNLQTNFENTKAYRWLQANAARFSFEISFPKDNAQGVSYEPWHWRFVGDRNSLEMFYKARNLKPAKVPQ from the coding sequence TTGAATAAGGCAGGGTTTTCTGGAAGACCGCAAAACTCATCGAATGACCTTGGTGATGATATTCCAGTGGCTGTACGCGATACCCCTGTTGCAACACCTAAAATTTGGTTGCAACCCCGAATTATCCTGATTGGGGGAGTTGCGGGATTTGTCTTGCTGGCTTTAATTAGCGGTTTTTTGTTTTTCGTTACTTCACCCAAAAAAATTACCGATTCTCAACCCTCGCCCACTAGTTCTACACCTACACCAACTACAGAATCGGATAATGTTAATACTCTGTTAGGGCATCTGGCATACCCAGAAGCCCCTGAATCAGAACTAGTAACCATCTCCGCAAATAGGGGCATTAGAATGCAAAAATCTGCTGCCCAAAAGTTTGAGGAGATGGTAGCAGCAGCGCGGAGTGCAGGTGTGATTTTAGTACCAATTTCTGGTTTTCGCTCGGTCAAAGACCAGGAGCCGTTGTTTTTTGGTGTCGGTGCCCAGCGAAATCAAAGGCCAATAGAACGAGCTGCCCTCAGCGCTCCTCCTGGTCATAGCGAACATCACACAGGTTATGCAGTAGATGTTGGAGATGGATCAGTACCAGCAACTAATCTCCAAACCAACTTTGAAAATACTAAGGCGTATCGGTGGCTGCAAGCAAATGCAGCGCGTTTCAGCTTTGAAATATCTTTTCCGAAAGATAATGCTCAAGGTGTGAGTTATGAGCCTTGGCACTGGCGTTTTGTAGGCGATCGCAATAGTTTAGAAATGTTCTACAAAGCCAGAAATTTGAAACCCGCCAAAGTGCCTCAATAA